One Mycobacteroides abscessus ATCC 19977 genomic window carries:
- a CDS encoding TetR/AcrR family transcriptional regulator, producing MSGRPRRISPIREGNSTRDEILDASAELFTTDGFAATTTRRIAESVGIQQASLYYHFKTKDDILDALLAMTIDQPLHYAALIADRPEAPVVRLYALALGDAAQLAASRWNLGALYLLPDLRAERFSAFRRKRDQLRTHYQELAAAACRASMLRAGVERLPFRLVESVIMLRADGDSIAPEALADATLRVVGVTGDAGEIEGAARVLLGQLGWPVAIPKR from the coding sequence ATGTCTGGGCGACCGCGGCGTATCAGTCCCATTCGTGAGGGCAACAGCACTCGCGACGAGATTCTCGACGCCTCGGCCGAGCTGTTCACCACTGATGGGTTCGCCGCAACCACTACCCGCCGTATCGCCGAGTCGGTCGGTATTCAGCAGGCCTCGCTGTACTACCACTTCAAGACCAAGGACGACATCCTCGATGCGCTGCTGGCGATGACGATCGATCAGCCGCTGCACTACGCGGCCCTGATCGCCGATCGCCCGGAGGCGCCGGTGGTGCGCCTGTATGCGCTGGCACTGGGGGACGCCGCGCAGCTGGCCGCGAGCCGGTGGAATTTGGGGGCTCTGTATCTATTACCGGATCTGCGCGCCGAGCGGTTCTCGGCGTTCAGGCGCAAGCGGGACCAACTGCGCACGCACTACCAGGAGCTGGCGGCGGCCGCTTGCCGTGCGAGCATGCTCCGCGCTGGAGTGGAGCGCCTGCCCTTCCGGCTCGTGGAGTCGGTGATTATGCTGCGGGCGGACGGGGATTCGATAGCCCCGGAGGCGTTGGCCGACGCGACCTTGCGTGTCGTGGGGGTGACCGGGGATGCTGGAGAGATCGAGGGGGCGGCACGGGTGCTGCTAGGGCAGTTGGGCTGGCCGGTAGCCATTCCTAAGAGGTAG
- a CDS encoding transglycosylase family protein has translation MKIVMDRARWVRDRRAVCLIFTVLFMMSLSMTASVASADSMNWDAVAECESGGNWSANTGNGFYGGLQFKPSTWAAHGGVGNPAEASREEQIAVAEDVLRTQGPGAWPKCGGGGIGGGAGCQFVPGGSIFGIVNFRQMCNGVMGLIPPAG, from the coding sequence ATGAAGATCGTCATGGACCGGGCACGGTGGGTGCGCGACAGGCGTGCGGTGTGTCTGATCTTCACTGTGTTGTTCATGATGTCGCTGTCCATGACCGCGAGTGTCGCGTCCGCCGACTCCATGAATTGGGATGCTGTTGCCGAATGTGAGTCCGGCGGAAACTGGTCGGCAAATACCGGAAACGGCTTCTACGGCGGCCTGCAATTCAAGCCGTCCACCTGGGCGGCTCACGGCGGAGTCGGAAATCCCGCCGAAGCCAGCCGGGAAGAACAGATCGCCGTCGCCGAGGACGTCCTCAGGACACAGGGGCCCGGAGCGTGGCCCAAATGTGGTGGCGGCGGTATCGGCGGAGGGGCCGGATGCCAATTCGTGCCGGGCGGCAGCATCTTCGGGATCGTCAACTTCCGGCAGATGTGCAACGGCGTCATGGGCCTGATTCCCCCTGCCGGCTAG
- a CDS encoding DUF445 domain-containing protein has protein sequence MRPMPDDGYVAGKHSDQPGARKASGGVFAMGNSAVDEQRRKQLRRMKAVATGFLIGATVLFLACRWWQSVGAPGWVGYVGAAAEAGMVGALADWFAVTALFRHPLGLKIPHTAIIKRKKDQLGEGLGNFVRENFMSPAVISAKVRDAQIAGRLGKWMSDRSHAERVAAEASTVLRVGAQMLRDEDVQQAIDSVIVRRIAEPKWGPPVGRVLSTVLKEDRHAPVIQLLCDRAFEWALGASDTIDRVVVRDSPSWTPKFVDHFVGDRIYRELVDFTDKVRRNPEHDLRQSVNRLLYEFADDLQHDDLTIAKAEAVKARLMARAEVQNAAATAWSAAKKMITESVDDPSSELRTRIADTVVRIGETLRDDASVRDKVDGWVERAARHLVDQYGAEITAVITETIERWDADEASRRIELHVGRDLQFIRINGTVVGSLAGLIIYTVAQLLF, from the coding sequence ATGCGCCCCATGCCGGATGATGGATACGTGGCAGGCAAGCACAGCGATCAGCCGGGCGCGCGGAAAGCATCCGGTGGTGTCTTCGCGATGGGCAATTCGGCCGTCGACGAGCAGCGCCGGAAGCAACTTCGCCGAATGAAAGCCGTGGCCACGGGGTTCCTGATCGGGGCCACCGTGCTCTTCCTGGCATGCCGTTGGTGGCAGTCGGTCGGTGCGCCGGGCTGGGTAGGTTATGTCGGAGCGGCCGCTGAGGCGGGCATGGTCGGTGCGCTTGCAGACTGGTTTGCTGTAACTGCCTTGTTCCGGCATCCGCTTGGGCTAAAGATTCCGCATACAGCGATCATCAAGCGCAAGAAAGATCAGTTGGGTGAGGGGCTCGGGAACTTCGTTCGGGAGAACTTCATGTCGCCCGCCGTCATCTCGGCCAAAGTGCGGGATGCGCAGATTGCGGGTCGGCTGGGCAAGTGGATGAGCGACCGGTCGCATGCTGAGCGGGTCGCCGCCGAGGCTTCCACGGTGCTTCGGGTGGGTGCTCAGATGCTGCGCGACGAGGACGTGCAACAGGCCATAGACAGCGTCATCGTGCGCAGGATCGCCGAGCCCAAATGGGGGCCGCCGGTGGGCCGGGTGCTCTCGACGGTCCTCAAGGAGGACCGGCATGCGCCCGTGATCCAGCTGCTGTGCGACCGTGCCTTCGAGTGGGCACTGGGCGCCAGCGACACCATCGACCGTGTGGTGGTGCGTGACTCGCCCAGCTGGACGCCCAAGTTCGTCGACCACTTCGTTGGTGACCGCATCTATCGCGAGCTGGTGGACTTCACCGACAAGGTGCGCCGCAATCCCGAGCACGACCTGCGGCAATCGGTGAACAGACTGCTGTATGAGTTCGCCGACGACCTGCAACATGACGACCTGACCATCGCCAAGGCCGAAGCCGTCAAGGCGCGGTTGATGGCGCGTGCGGAAGTCCAGAACGCAGCCGCGACCGCGTGGTCGGCCGCCAAGAAGATGATCACCGAATCGGTTGACGATCCGTCCAGTGAGCTGCGCACACGGATCGCCGACACTGTGGTGCGCATCGGTGAGACGCTACGTGACGACGCCAGCGTCCGAGACAAGGTGGACGGCTGGGTGGAACGGGCGGCGCGTCATCTCGTCGATCAATACGGCGCCGAGATCACCGCCGTCATCACCGAGACCATCGAGCGTTGGGACGCCGATGAGGCCAGTCGCCGGATCGAATTGCATGTCGGTCGTGACCTGCAGTTCATTCGTATCAACGGCACGGTGGTGGGTTCGCTGGCGGGTTTGATCATCTATACCGTGGCTCAGCTGCTCTTCTAA
- a CDS encoding DUF2516 family protein, whose translation MAFSFHVFALISLITLIAAIVALVHAAIQPADAFVAAEKQTKTTWVVILAGAAVLTLIPGLELLTAGIAAVAAGVYFVDVRPRVLEVQGKSR comes from the coding sequence GTGGCTTTTTCCTTTCATGTCTTCGCGTTGATCTCGCTGATCACCCTGATCGCGGCGATCGTTGCGCTGGTCCATGCCGCGATTCAGCCGGCGGATGCGTTTGTGGCGGCTGAGAAGCAGACCAAGACCACGTGGGTAGTCATCCTCGCCGGAGCTGCCGTACTCACCCTGATCCCGGGGCTGGAGCTGTTAACCGCCGGAATTGCCGCGGTGGCGGCGGGTGTGTACTTCGTCGATGTCCGTCCACGGGTGCTTGAAGTGCAGGGCAAGTCGCGGTGA
- a CDS encoding isocitrate lyase/PEP mutase family protein, whose product MTSQHERAVTFAALHQSGTFVVPNPWDAGTARILTAYGFPALATTSAGLAFALGRRDSANLIGQAETLANAAQIAAATHLPVSADLENGGPTIGDIAMTIREAAASGLVGGSIEDATGRPDAPIFPLAEAVDRITAAAHTTRDLPFPFTLTARAENFLYGRPDLTDTITRLNAYAEAGADVVYAPGLPDAEAVRTVCAAVDRPVNLLATGFVLNHSVGEIAEWGVRRISLGSAMARAALGAFVGGARELAQQGTFGFATHALSYGDANALFPPG is encoded by the coding sequence ATGACTTCCCAACATGAGCGTGCGGTCACGTTCGCGGCCCTCCACCAGTCCGGGACGTTCGTGGTCCCCAATCCGTGGGATGCCGGGACGGCCCGGATTCTCACTGCCTATGGCTTCCCCGCATTGGCCACGACCAGTGCCGGGCTGGCCTTCGCGCTGGGACGACGCGACAGCGCCAATCTGATCGGCCAGGCCGAGACGCTGGCCAACGCCGCGCAGATCGCAGCGGCCACACATCTGCCTGTATCGGCCGATTTGGAGAACGGTGGTCCCACCATCGGGGACATCGCGATGACCATTCGGGAAGCGGCGGCCTCGGGGCTTGTCGGCGGGTCGATCGAGGACGCCACCGGACGACCCGACGCACCGATCTTCCCGCTGGCCGAGGCGGTCGATCGCATCACCGCCGCGGCGCACACAACACGTGACCTACCGTTTCCGTTCACCTTGACCGCGCGCGCCGAGAACTTCCTCTACGGCAGACCGGACCTGACGGACACCATCACCCGGCTGAACGCATATGCGGAGGCCGGTGCCGATGTGGTGTACGCACCGGGCTTACCCGACGCGGAGGCCGTCCGCACGGTGTGTGCCGCGGTGGATCGCCCGGTCAATCTGCTCGCCACCGGGTTCGTGCTGAATCACTCTGTCGGGGAGATCGCGGAGTGGGGGGTGCGGCGAATCAGTCTGGGCTCCGCGATGGCACGCGCGGCACTGGGGGCATTTGTCGGGGGCGCACGCGAGCTGGCGCAGCAGGGCACCTTTGGATTCGCGACGCACGCACTCTCCTATGGGGACGCGAATGCGCTCTTCCCACCCGGCTAG
- the deoC gene encoding deoxyribose-phosphate aldolase, with protein sequence MTEPRTDSVGTPAVWPTRREVAALIDHTLLKPEATPEDVRALVAEAVDLGVLAVCVSPSMLPVLLPEGVERLLVAGVVGFPSGKHLSSVKAHEAALAVAAGAHEIDMVIDVGAAVGGDFGAVQGDIEAVRRAVPAATLKVIIESAALLERSGPEAVRAACRASEAAGADFVKTSTGFHPAGGATVEAVRIMAETVGDRLQVKASGGIRTARDAAAMLEAGATRLGLSGSRIVLDGFAD encoded by the coding sequence ATGACGGAGCCCAGGACGGATTCGGTAGGCACACCGGCGGTTTGGCCGACACGCAGGGAAGTGGCCGCACTCATCGACCACACCCTGCTCAAGCCCGAGGCCACGCCCGAGGACGTGCGGGCGCTCGTTGCGGAGGCGGTAGATCTGGGCGTGCTCGCGGTGTGCGTGTCGCCGTCGATGCTGCCCGTGCTCCTACCCGAAGGCGTCGAGAGACTGCTCGTCGCTGGGGTGGTGGGATTCCCGTCCGGCAAACATCTTTCGTCTGTCAAGGCGCATGAGGCCGCGCTGGCGGTCGCCGCCGGCGCACACGAGATCGACATGGTGATCGACGTGGGTGCCGCGGTGGGCGGCGATTTCGGGGCGGTGCAGGGCGATATCGAGGCGGTCCGGCGGGCGGTCCCGGCGGCGACCCTCAAGGTCATCATCGAGTCTGCCGCGCTGCTGGAGCGTTCGGGCCCCGAGGCCGTCCGTGCGGCCTGCCGGGCCAGCGAGGCTGCCGGTGCGGATTTCGTGAAGACCTCCACCGGATTTCACCCGGCTGGGGGAGCGACGGTGGAGGCCGTCCGAATCATGGCCGAGACCGTCGGCGACCGGCTTCAGGTGAAGGCGAGCGGCGGAATCCGGACCGCACGGGACGCTGCCGCCATGCTCGAGGCCGGCGCCACCCGGTTAGGCCTGTCGGGTAGCAGGATCGTTCTGGACGGCTTCGCCGACTAG
- a CDS encoding helix-turn-helix domain-containing protein encodes MPQESDLATAVSNAASDIGGFIRAQREAAQVSVRQLAEKAGVSNPYLSQIERGLRRPSAEVLNQIAKALRVSAEVLYVRAGILDRSDASPVRDAIIADTFITERQKQVLLDVYSSFVQQNAEAQSDVAESDLELPATTE; translated from the coding sequence ATGCCGCAGGAATCAGACCTCGCCACGGCGGTGAGCAACGCCGCTTCCGATATTGGAGGCTTTATCCGGGCGCAGCGTGAGGCCGCGCAGGTCTCCGTGCGCCAGCTGGCCGAAAAGGCCGGCGTGAGCAACCCGTATCTCAGTCAGATCGAGCGCGGACTGCGCCGTCCGTCGGCTGAGGTACTCAATCAAATCGCAAAGGCGCTAAGGGTTTCGGCGGAGGTGCTGTACGTGCGTGCCGGCATTTTGGATCGTAGTGATGCCAGCCCGGTACGGGACGCCATCATTGCCGATACCTTCATCACCGAGCGGCAGAAGCAGGTGTTGTTGGACGTCTATAGCTCGTTCGTCCAGCAAAACGCTGAAGCCCAGTCGGATGTGGCTGAGTCCGACCTCGAACTCCCGGCGACAACTGAATAA
- a CDS encoding heparin-binding hemagglutinin, whose amino-acid sequence MTKKNTSFDDLKTPFYVAVGAGDLALAAVADVVVKLRERAEEAASEAGARVDETRDRLRELSAELPTDVNELRDRFTPEELRKVAEAYLQVATDIYNNLAERGEEAIERLRSTPGIEENVTRAEGLVGNYAELTEQALGTVASQTRAVGERAAKLVGIDLSGKATPAKKAAPAKKAPAKKAAPAKKAAPAKAAAKKAAPAKKAPAKKAAPRTVTQK is encoded by the coding sequence ATGACCAAGAAGAACACCTCGTTCGACGACCTCAAAACCCCGTTCTACGTGGCCGTTGGCGCCGGTGACCTGGCCCTCGCCGCCGTTGCCGACGTCGTCGTGAAGCTGCGCGAGCGCGCCGAGGAAGCTGCCTCTGAGGCCGGCGCCCGCGTGGACGAGACCCGCGACCGCCTGCGCGAGCTGTCGGCCGAGCTGCCCACCGACGTCAACGAGCTGCGCGACCGGTTCACCCCCGAGGAGCTGCGCAAGGTGGCCGAGGCCTACCTGCAGGTGGCCACCGACATCTACAACAACCTGGCCGAGCGCGGCGAAGAGGCCATCGAGCGTCTCCGCAGCACCCCCGGCATCGAGGAGAACGTGACCCGTGCCGAGGGGCTGGTCGGCAACTATGCCGAACTGACCGAGCAAGCGCTGGGCACTGTCGCGAGCCAGACCCGGGCCGTGGGCGAGCGTGCGGCCAAGCTGGTCGGTATCGACCTCTCGGGCAAGGCCACTCCGGCCAAGAAGGCCGCCCCGGCCAAGAAGGCCCCCGCCAAAAAGGCTGCCCCGGCCAAGAAGGCTGCGCCGGCGAAGGCTGCTGCCAAGAAGGCCGCCCCGGCCAAGAAGGCTCCGGCCAAGAAGGCCGCGCCCCGCACCGTCACCCAGAAGTAG
- a CDS encoding cyclopropane mycolic acid synthase family methyltransferase — protein MSDLKPYYEESQSIYDISDEFYGLFLDEETMGYTCAYFERDDLTLAEAQIAKFDLALGKLNLEPGMTVLDIGCGWGACLDRAMRKFDVNVIGITLSKNQSEYSRKRLAQVAAETGRSAEIRMQGWEEFNDKVDRIVTIGAFEAFKQERYPIFFERAYDILPNDGRMLLHTILAHTQQFFRENGIAITISDLKFMKFIGEEIFPGGQLPAVEDIEKLAADSGFNLERVHLLQPHYAKTLDIWAQNLEQRREEAIAIQSQEVYDRFMKYLTGCADFFRRGVTNVGQFTLVK, from the coding sequence ATGTCCGATCTGAAGCCGTACTACGAGGAATCTCAGTCCATCTACGACATTTCGGACGAATTCTACGGACTTTTCCTTGACGAAGAAACGATGGGCTACACGTGCGCCTACTTTGAGCGCGATGATTTGACGCTCGCCGAGGCCCAGATCGCCAAGTTCGACCTCGCGCTCGGCAAGCTCAACCTGGAGCCCGGCATGACAGTGCTGGACATCGGCTGTGGCTGGGGTGCTTGCCTGGACCGCGCGATGCGTAAATTCGATGTCAACGTCATCGGCATCACGCTGAGTAAGAATCAGAGTGAATACAGCCGTAAGCGACTGGCGCAGGTGGCCGCGGAGACCGGCCGCTCAGCGGAAATTCGCATGCAGGGTTGGGAAGAATTCAACGACAAAGTCGACCGAATTGTCACGATTGGCGCATTCGAAGCTTTCAAGCAGGAGCGGTACCCGATTTTCTTTGAGCGGGCGTACGACATTCTTCCCAATGACGGACGTATGTTGCTGCATACCATTCTTGCGCACACTCAGCAGTTCTTCCGTGAAAATGGAATTGCAATTACCATTAGCGACCTCAAATTCATGAAGTTTATCGGCGAGGAGATCTTCCCCGGTGGCCAGTTGCCGGCGGTAGAGGACATCGAGAAGCTTGCTGCTGATTCGGGGTTCAACCTTGAGCGTGTGCATTTGCTGCAGCCGCATTACGCGAAGACTTTGGACATCTGGGCTCAGAATCTTGAACAGCGGCGCGAGGAAGCGATCGCCATTCAGTCGCAAGAGGTTTACGACCGCTTCATGAAGTACCTGACCGGCTGCGCGGATTTCTTCCGTCGTGGCGTCACCAATGTGGGTCAGTTCACACTCGTCAAATAA
- a CDS encoding polyphosphate kinase 2 family protein, whose product MTQKFDTSALRYRPGLTFADVDSRATPGFDGSREDGEALQAELSGRLGLLQEMLYANGRSGDHRSVLLVLQGMDTSGKGGIVKHVVGQVDPQGMAHASFGVPTEDERKHHYLWRIRNALPSGGQLGVFDRSHYEDVLVVRVHNLVAPEVWGARYEEINPFEKELTEAGTTILKVVLVVSLDEQKRRLAERLDRPDKYWKFNPNDIDERAFWPAYQDAYQAVLEKTSTAHAPWYVIPCDRKWYSRLAVTALLDETLDGLNLSWPPADFDIEEQKRRLAQA is encoded by the coding sequence ATGACCCAGAAGTTCGATACGTCCGCTCTGCGCTACCGCCCCGGCCTCACCTTCGCCGATGTCGATTCGCGTGCCACTCCGGGCTTCGACGGCTCGCGCGAGGACGGCGAGGCGTTGCAGGCGGAATTGTCTGGACGCCTGGGCCTGTTGCAGGAGATGCTCTACGCCAATGGGCGCAGCGGAGACCACCGCTCGGTGCTGCTGGTGCTGCAGGGCATGGACACTTCAGGCAAGGGCGGAATCGTCAAACATGTTGTCGGACAAGTAGATCCACAGGGAATGGCGCATGCGAGTTTTGGTGTGCCCACCGAGGATGAGCGCAAGCATCACTACCTGTGGCGGATCCGCAATGCGCTGCCGTCCGGCGGGCAACTGGGTGTCTTCGACCGGTCACACTACGAGGATGTGCTGGTGGTGCGGGTGCACAATCTGGTGGCGCCAGAGGTGTGGGGAGCACGCTACGAGGAGATCAACCCCTTCGAGAAGGAGCTGACAGAAGCCGGGACCACCATCCTCAAGGTCGTCCTGGTGGTGTCACTCGACGAGCAGAAGCGGCGCCTGGCCGAGCGGCTGGACCGTCCGGACAAATACTGGAAGTTCAATCCCAACGACATTGACGAGCGCGCGTTCTGGCCCGCCTACCAGGACGCGTACCAGGCGGTACTGGAGAAGACGAGCACAGCGCATGCCCCCTGGTATGTCATACCGTGTGATCGCAAGTGGTACAGCAGGCTGGCGGTCACCGCACTTCTCGACGAAACGCTGGATGGCCTAAATCTCTCGTGGCCACCAGCTGATTTCGATATCGAAGAACAGAAACGCCGCCTCGCGCAAGCGTGA
- a CDS encoding amino acid permease has product MNASTATGTAAPSAAISAASDSDDLAAFGYKPQLHRSLGKFASFAAGFSFVSILTTIFQLFAFGFSFGGPAFFWTWPIVFLGQYMVALNFAELAARYPISGAIYQWARRLGGAAVGWFAGWFMIIAQIVTASAAAIALQVVLPTVWSGFQLIGTDSSLTSVSGASNAVLLGSLLLVATTAINAVGVNWMSRINSIGVTCEIVGVVAVVGMLFGHAERGPSVVLHTGDAGSGYPWAFLAAGLMAAYVLVGFGSASELAEETRNPRRVAPRTILSAIVVSAIGGALMILGALMAAPSLTDGQLATGGLPYVLDSKLASPFGTLLLIDVAIAVFVCTLAIQTAASRLMFSMARDGKLPFSAVLSHVNPRTGTPIAPAVVVGVCCVLILAVNFGNAALFTSLCSVCIALIYLAYLMVTTPLLLRRLGIGGSTWDANLGQTDADGRKLFSLGRCGLPINILAVGYGAFMILNLSWPRPAVFDPTGEHPYLVWMAPICIIAVLLAGLVAYPRHTASTTEETVR; this is encoded by the coding sequence ATGAACGCCAGTACGGCCACCGGAACCGCGGCACCGTCCGCCGCGATCAGCGCCGCCTCGGACTCCGACGACCTCGCCGCGTTCGGCTACAAACCTCAGCTGCATCGCAGTCTTGGCAAATTCGCTTCCTTCGCCGCGGGCTTCTCGTTCGTCTCGATCCTGACGACGATCTTCCAGCTGTTCGCATTCGGGTTCAGCTTCGGAGGTCCGGCCTTCTTCTGGACCTGGCCCATCGTCTTCCTCGGGCAATACATGGTGGCGCTCAACTTCGCCGAGCTCGCCGCGCGCTATCCGATCTCCGGCGCCATCTATCAGTGGGCCCGTCGTCTCGGCGGGGCAGCGGTCGGCTGGTTCGCCGGCTGGTTCATGATCATCGCCCAGATCGTCACCGCGTCGGCAGCGGCCATCGCCTTGCAGGTGGTGTTGCCGACAGTGTGGAGTGGCTTTCAGCTCATCGGCACGGACTCCTCGCTGACGAGCGTGAGCGGTGCGTCCAACGCCGTGCTGCTGGGCTCGTTGCTTTTGGTCGCGACCACCGCCATCAACGCCGTCGGCGTCAACTGGATGTCCCGGATCAACTCCATCGGGGTCACCTGCGAGATCGTCGGTGTGGTCGCCGTCGTCGGCATGTTGTTCGGGCATGCCGAGCGCGGTCCGAGCGTGGTGCTGCACACCGGCGACGCGGGCAGCGGGTATCCGTGGGCCTTCCTGGCCGCCGGACTCATGGCCGCGTACGTGCTCGTCGGATTCGGTTCGGCCAGTGAGCTCGCCGAGGAGACCCGGAACCCACGCCGGGTCGCGCCGCGCACCATTCTCTCCGCGATCGTCGTGTCGGCGATCGGCGGCGCCCTGATGATCCTGGGCGCTCTGATGGCAGCGCCCAGTCTGACCGATGGGCAGCTGGCCACCGGTGGCCTTCCGTATGTATTGGACAGCAAGCTGGCGTCCCCGTTCGGCACCCTGCTGCTCATCGATGTCGCGATCGCCGTGTTCGTCTGCACACTCGCCATCCAAACCGCAGCCTCGCGGCTGATGTTCTCGATGGCCCGCGACGGCAAGCTGCCCTTCTCCGCCGTGCTGTCACACGTGAACCCGCGCACCGGTACGCCGATCGCACCCGCGGTGGTCGTCGGTGTGTGCTGCGTGCTGATCCTGGCCGTCAACTTCGGCAATGCCGCACTGTTCACCAGCCTGTGCAGCGTCTGCATCGCATTGATCTACCTGGCCTACCTGATGGTCACCACGCCGTTGCTGTTGCGCCGCCTGGGCATCGGCGGAAGCACATGGGACGCCAATTTAGGCCAGACCGATGCCGACGGGCGAAAACTGTTTTCACTCGGGCGATGTGGACTTCCGATCAACATCCTGGCCGTCGGCTACGGCGCATTCATGATTCTCAATCTGTCCTGGCCTCGCCCGGCGGTCTTCGACCCCACCGGGGAGCACCCCTACCTGGTGTGGATGGCACCGATCTGCATCATCGCGGTGCTACTCGCCGGGCTTGTCGCCTACCCGCGGCACACCGCTTCCACCACCGAGGAGACCGTCCGATGA
- a CDS encoding DUF2599 domain-containing protein yields the protein MAAAMTALLVVNAVPAAAVEPPLIDHVSWGTTSLGRTLRIYPTPLGRTYDAPDAVDVAWAEVVALAPDAQTPGMRMQFDCHWYGRVFIPDKPSWNLEPWRPQVDGALMAASQCNPGGPEI from the coding sequence GTGGCCGCCGCGATGACCGCGCTGTTGGTGGTGAACGCGGTGCCCGCGGCGGCGGTCGAGCCACCTCTTATCGACCATGTGTCTTGGGGCACAACATCTTTGGGCCGCACCCTGCGCATCTATCCGACGCCGCTGGGCCGTACCTATGACGCACCCGACGCCGTGGATGTCGCGTGGGCAGAGGTTGTCGCGCTGGCGCCCGACGCGCAGACACCGGGTATGCGGATGCAGTTTGACTGCCATTGGTACGGGCGGGTGTTCATTCCGGACAAACCCAGCTGGAACCTCGAGCCGTGGCGTCCTCAAGTGGACGGGGCCTTGATGGCGGCCTCGCAATGCAACCCGGGTGGGCCCGAAATCTAG
- a CDS encoding TetR/AcrR family transcriptional regulator — translation MASKTQPAAIKTDGRKRRWHKHKVERRTELVDGTLDAIRHRGRDISMDEIASDIGVSKTVLYRYFVDKNDLTTAVMTRFAQTTLIPKMAAALSARLDGYDLTRTVIKVYVETVAAEPEIYPFVMANSSASRSKAIADSERIIARMLALMLRRRMHEAGMDTHGVEPWAYMIVGGVQLATHSWMSHPRMSSDELIDYLTMIAWNALLGIVDVGGSREKFVDMVHPSPIPPPPQTRQTHSA, via the coding sequence GTGGCAAGTAAAACGCAGCCTGCGGCTATCAAGACTGATGGTCGTAAGCGCCGCTGGCATAAGCACAAGGTGGAACGGCGTACCGAACTCGTAGACGGCACGCTCGATGCCATCAGGCATCGAGGACGCGATATCAGCATGGATGAGATCGCCTCCGATATAGGCGTTTCCAAGACGGTGCTCTACCGCTACTTCGTCGACAAGAACGACCTGACGACAGCCGTCATGACGCGCTTCGCGCAGACCACCCTGATCCCCAAGATGGCGGCGGCCCTGTCCGCCCGGCTGGATGGCTACGACCTCACCCGGACGGTCATCAAGGTATACGTCGAAACCGTGGCGGCCGAGCCGGAGATCTATCCGTTCGTCATGGCCAACAGCTCGGCGAGCCGCAGCAAGGCCATCGCCGATTCCGAACGGATCATCGCCCGGATGCTTGCCCTCATGCTGCGCCGCCGCATGCACGAAGCCGGCATGGATACCCACGGTGTTGAACCGTGGGCGTACATGATCGTGGGTGGCGTCCAGCTGGCCACCCACTCCTGGATGTCACATCCCCGGATGAGCTCCGATGAGCTCATCGACTACCTGACGATGATCGCCTGGAACGCGCTGCTGGGCATCGTGGACGTCGGCGGCTCCCGTGAGAAGTTCGTGGACATGGTGCACCCCTCGCCCATTCCGCCCCCACCACAAACGCGTCAAACCCATTCGGCGTAG